The Kitasatospora setae KM-6054 genome contains a region encoding:
- the galE gene encoding UDP-glucose 4-epimerase GalE, with amino-acid sequence MTWLITGGAGYIGGHVVKELAEAGEPVVVLDDLSSGSADRLPAGVPLVVGSTLDRPLLDKVIAEHGVTGILHIAAKKQVGESVSEPLHYYQENVEGLRLVLEAAVAGGVRRILLSSSAAVYGMPDVDLVTESTPCAPINPYGETKLVGEWLLNASATAYGMSTVALRYFNVAGAASPELSDEGVTNLVPMVFERLAAGQPPRVFGADYPTPDGTCVRDFIHVSDIASAHLAAVRRLNAAGPQERVNLALNIGRGEGVSVREMLAEIGAVTGLDTTPEITPRRAGDPARVVAAADLIRQELGWSARHDVREMVASAWAGWQHRHP; translated from the coding sequence ATGACCTGGTTGATCACCGGCGGTGCCGGTTACATCGGCGGACACGTAGTCAAGGAGCTGGCCGAGGCCGGCGAGCCGGTGGTCGTCCTGGACGACCTGAGCAGCGGCTCCGCCGACCGCCTGCCGGCCGGCGTCCCCCTGGTGGTGGGCTCCACGCTGGACCGCCCGCTGCTGGACAAGGTGATCGCCGAGCACGGCGTGACCGGCATCCTGCACATCGCCGCCAAGAAGCAGGTCGGCGAGTCGGTCAGCGAGCCGCTGCACTACTACCAGGAGAACGTCGAGGGCCTGCGCCTGGTGCTGGAGGCCGCGGTGGCCGGCGGCGTGCGCCGGATCCTGCTCTCCTCCTCCGCCGCCGTCTACGGCATGCCGGACGTCGACCTGGTGACCGAGTCGACCCCGTGCGCGCCGATCAACCCGTACGGCGAGACCAAGCTGGTCGGCGAGTGGCTGCTGAACGCCTCCGCCACCGCCTACGGGATGTCCACCGTGGCGCTGCGCTACTTCAACGTGGCGGGCGCGGCCTCCCCCGAGCTGTCCGACGAGGGCGTCACCAACCTGGTCCCGATGGTGTTCGAGCGGCTGGCCGCCGGGCAGCCGCCGCGGGTCTTCGGCGCCGACTACCCGACCCCGGACGGCACCTGCGTCCGCGACTTCATCCACGTCTCGGACATCGCCTCCGCCCACCTGGCGGCGGTCCGCCGGCTGAACGCGGCCGGGCCGCAGGAGCGGGTCAACCTGGCCCTGAACATCGGCCGCGGCGAGGGCGTCTCGGTGCGGGAGATGCTGGCCGAGATCGGCGCGGTGACCGGCCTGGACACCACCCCCGAGATCACCCCGCGGCGGGCCGGCGACCCGGCCCGGGTGGTGGCCGCCGCCGACCTGATCCGGCAGGAGCTCGGCTGGAGCGCCCGCCACGACGTCCGCGAGATGGTCGCCTCGGCCTGGGCCGGCTGGCAGCACCGCCACCCGTAG
- a CDS encoding sensor histidine kinase — MEDEVKRPSLYGAQLWREVRNALLNLPVGLAGFVVAVVLLTTGLGLAVTVVGLPLLALGLACCRWFGRLGRSRARSELGSAVAEPEPLRPARAGVAGRVVAALGDGLGWRSALYCAVLLVWGIVTFALTLVLLVVGWPVLPWAMRAISAVSRWLVEALLSPGALAERVRELEDDRGVVVDTAAADLRRIERDLHDGAQARLVALAMDLGLAKEKLEEDPASARQMVDAAHGEVKLALQELRDLARGIHPAVLTDRGLDAALSSVAARTALPGGVRVHVELGGERPDSAVEGIAYFTVTELLTNAAKHSGARTAAVDVWRQDGRLMLTVRDDGRGGARVHPGGGLAGLAERAESVDGAFVVESPAEGPTLVTVELPWHTRSGPRR; from the coding sequence ATGGAGGACGAGGTGAAGCGCCCGTCGTTGTACGGGGCCCAGCTGTGGCGGGAGGTGCGCAACGCGCTGCTGAACCTGCCGGTCGGGCTGGCCGGGTTCGTGGTGGCGGTGGTGCTGCTGACCACCGGCCTGGGCCTGGCGGTGACGGTGGTGGGGCTGCCGCTGCTGGCCCTCGGGCTGGCCTGCTGCCGCTGGTTCGGCCGGCTGGGCCGGTCCCGGGCGCGCTCCGAGCTGGGCAGCGCGGTGGCCGAGCCGGAGCCGCTGCGCCCGGCCCGGGCCGGGGTGGCCGGCCGGGTGGTGGCGGCGCTGGGCGACGGGCTGGGCTGGCGCTCCGCGCTGTACTGCGCGGTGCTGCTGGTCTGGGGCATCGTCACCTTCGCCCTGACGCTGGTGCTGCTGGTGGTCGGCTGGCCGGTGCTGCCCTGGGCGATGCGGGCGATCTCCGCGGTCTCCCGCTGGCTGGTGGAGGCGCTGCTGTCGCCGGGCGCGCTGGCCGAGCGGGTCCGCGAGCTGGAGGACGACCGGGGCGTGGTGGTCGACACCGCCGCCGCCGACCTGCGCCGGATCGAGCGCGACCTGCACGACGGCGCGCAGGCCCGGCTGGTGGCGCTGGCGATGGACCTCGGCCTGGCCAAGGAGAAGCTGGAGGAGGATCCGGCGTCCGCCCGGCAGATGGTCGACGCGGCGCACGGCGAGGTCAAGCTCGCCCTCCAGGAGCTGCGCGACCTGGCCCGCGGCATCCACCCCGCCGTGCTCACCGACCGCGGGCTGGACGCCGCGCTCTCCTCGGTCGCGGCCCGCACCGCGCTGCCGGGCGGCGTCCGGGTGCACGTCGAGCTGGGCGGCGAGCGCCCCGACTCCGCGGTCGAGGGCATCGCCTACTTCACCGTCACCGAGCTGCTGACCAACGCCGCCAAGCACTCCGGCGCCCGCACCGCGGCGGTGGACGTCTGGCGCCAGGACGGCCGGCTGATGCTGACGGTGCGCGACGACGGCCGGGGCGGCGCCCGGGTGCACCCGGGCGGCGGGCTGGCCGGGCTGGCCGAGCGCGCCGAGTCGGTGGACGGCGCGTTCGTGGTCGAGAGCCCGGCCGAGGGCCCGACCCTGGTGACCGTCGAGCTCCCCTGGCACACCCGCTCCGGGCCCAGGCGGTGA
- a CDS encoding S1C family serine protease codes for MPAGPRPTGPKLWLGPAAAIAAAALLATGCSSSKDGTGAAADSSSSSSAPAPSSSNQLEQDYQQVISQVLPSVVQITAGDSLGSGIVFDDKGDIVTNAHVVGTATTFTVTLANSTKPLDATLVGSYPESDLAVIKLSSTPSGLKPAAFADSAKVSVGQITLAMGSPLGLSSSVTQGIVSAVGRTVSEPQSAGSPGATIGNMVQTSAAINPGNSGGALVNLSSQVIGINTLTAVDPELNGSAAPGIGFAIPAATVTSIANQLIKDGKVSNSGRAALGVTVRPYFDANFQPAGAAVVSVTGGGPAASAGLQAGDVITKVNDTAISGPSALTTALASLSPGDKVTVGYQRDGQGKTAEVTLGTL; via the coding sequence ATCCCGGCCGGTCCCCGGCCCACCGGGCCCAAGCTGTGGCTCGGGCCCGCGGCGGCGATCGCCGCCGCGGCGCTGCTGGCGACGGGTTGCTCCAGTTCGAAGGACGGCACCGGCGCGGCGGCCGACAGCTCCTCGTCCTCGTCCGCGCCCGCCCCGTCCAGCAGCAACCAGCTGGAGCAGGACTACCAGCAGGTGATCTCGCAGGTGCTGCCCTCCGTGGTGCAGATCACCGCGGGCGACAGCCTCGGCTCCGGGATCGTCTTCGACGACAAGGGCGACATCGTCACCAACGCGCACGTGGTCGGCACCGCCACCACCTTCACCGTGACGCTGGCCAACAGCACCAAGCCGCTGGACGCCACCCTGGTCGGCAGCTACCCGGAGTCCGACCTCGCGGTGATCAAGCTGTCCAGCACGCCCAGCGGCCTCAAGCCGGCGGCCTTCGCGGACAGCGCGAAGGTCTCGGTCGGGCAGATCACGCTGGCGATGGGCAGCCCGCTCGGGCTGTCCAGCAGCGTCACCCAGGGCATCGTCTCGGCGGTCGGGCGGACGGTCAGCGAGCCGCAGTCGGCCGGCTCGCCCGGCGCCACCATCGGCAACATGGTGCAGACCTCGGCCGCGATCAACCCCGGCAACAGCGGCGGCGCGCTGGTCAACCTCTCCAGCCAGGTGATCGGGATCAACACGCTGACCGCCGTCGACCCGGAGCTGAACGGCTCGGCCGCGCCCGGCATCGGCTTCGCCATCCCGGCGGCCACCGTCACCAGCATCGCCAACCAGCTGATCAAGGACGGCAAGGTCAGCAACTCCGGCCGGGCCGCGCTCGGGGTGACCGTCCGCCCGTACTTCGACGCGAACTTCCAGCCGGCCGGCGCCGCGGTGGTCTCGGTGACCGGCGGCGGCCCCGCAGCCTCCGCCGGGCTGCAGGCGGGCGACGTGATCACCAAGGTCAACGACACCGCGATCAGCGGCCCCTCCGCGCTGACCACCGCGCTGGCCTCGCTCAGCCCCGGCGACAAGGTCACCGTCGGCTACCAGCGGGACGGGCAGGGCAAGACCGCGGAGGTCACCCTCGGGACGCTGTAG
- a CDS encoding NuoI/complex I 23 kDa subunit family protein, giving the protein MGIPGSGLAKGLAVTMRTMMRKTVTAQYPDVQPDLPPRSRGVIALLEENCTVCMLCARECPDWCIYIDSHKETLPAADPNARARTRNVLDRFAIDFSLCMYCGICVEVCPFDALFWSPEFEYAETDIRELTHERDRLREWMWTVPPPPAHDAAAEEPKEIAMARKAADKLAAAAAAAAAAAAPVTAEEGGES; this is encoded by the coding sequence ATGGGAATTCCCGGCTCCGGCCTGGCCAAGGGCCTGGCCGTCACCATGCGCACCATGATGCGGAAGACCGTCACCGCGCAGTACCCCGACGTGCAGCCCGATCTCCCGCCGCGCAGCCGCGGCGTGATCGCGCTGCTGGAGGAGAACTGCACGGTCTGCATGCTGTGCGCCCGCGAGTGCCCGGACTGGTGCATCTACATCGACTCCCACAAGGAGACGCTGCCCGCCGCCGACCCGAACGCCCGCGCCCGCACCCGCAACGTGCTGGACCGCTTCGCGATCGACTTCTCGCTCTGCATGTACTGCGGGATCTGCGTCGAGGTGTGCCCGTTCGACGCGCTGTTCTGGTCCCCGGAGTTCGAGTACGCGGAGACCGACATCCGCGAACTCACCCACGAGCGCGACCGGTTGCGCGAGTGGATGTGGACCGTCCCGCCGCCGCCCGCGCACGACGCCGCGGCGGAGGAGCCCAAGGAGATCGCCATGGCCCGCAAGGCCGCCGACAAGCTGGCCGCAGCCGCTGCTGCCGCCGCTGCCGCCGCCGCCCCGGTAACGGCCGAGGAGGGTGGGGAGAGTTGA
- a CDS encoding NADH-quinone oxidoreductase subunit 5 family protein, with product MNLALPILVPALPALGAAAGLATGRRYPGLARPLAVLPVAVSAVLALVTALQLGTGSTLDAATRLAPTGGPEISLALHLDGFSSLISVLVGLVATCVQVYSTAYLEDDPRYPSYAALVSLFTAAMFLVVYSGDLIVLLVGWEVMGICSYFLIGHHWETADARTASLKAFLVTKLGDVPFLFGLFLLGADAGSFRITEVLRTAATGGLDHPTLIALLLLAGVAGKSAQFPLHTWLPDAMAGPTPVSALIHAATMVAAGIYLVARLLPVFLLSSAALLVLAVMAAVTMVGSALCALAQDDLKRVLAYSTVGQLGYMAGALASGDRQAAVFHLVSHGAFKALLFLTAGVVIHAAHTNSISAMSRIDGLRRRVPDAYWTMGIALVALVGLPPFAGFFSKESVLTAAEHAAHGEALTGTLGPASAVPAAAGWTVLAAGLLTALLTAAYATRLWLVAFHAKPVPPVAAPADAPYSPEIDEADPAHAEPAAMRWPLWVLAVPTMGFGLLGLRSDWLPALLDGESLRPGFETAVLGTGAALIGVLVAYAAWRTVNARAVAAAAQSAGEAGLVAEAAEAAATDPGRLLLGPLYGPAQHGFGVDRFYGALFVRPTAAAARLVRFLDRAVVETYVRGAGAAPGWLGRAVRFAQTGNAQGYLSALLAGAVLLVVLVAVGS from the coding sequence ATGAACCTCGCGCTGCCGATCCTCGTCCCCGCGCTGCCCGCGCTCGGCGCCGCCGCCGGCCTCGCCACCGGACGCCGGTACCCCGGCCTGGCCCGCCCGCTGGCCGTGCTGCCGGTCGCGGTCTCCGCCGTGCTCGCCCTGGTCACCGCCCTGCAACTGGGCACCGGCAGCACCCTGGACGCCGCCACCCGGCTCGCCCCGACCGGCGGGCCCGAGATCTCGCTCGCCCTCCACCTGGACGGCTTCTCCTCGCTGATCTCGGTCCTGGTCGGCCTGGTCGCCACCTGCGTGCAGGTCTACTCGACCGCGTACCTCGAGGACGACCCGCGCTACCCCTCGTACGCGGCCCTGGTCTCGCTGTTCACCGCCGCGATGTTCCTGGTCGTCTACTCCGGCGACCTGATCGTGCTGCTGGTCGGCTGGGAGGTGATGGGCATCTGCTCGTACTTCCTGATCGGCCACCACTGGGAGACCGCCGACGCCCGGACCGCCTCGCTGAAGGCGTTCCTGGTCACCAAGCTCGGCGACGTGCCGTTCCTGTTCGGCCTGTTCCTGCTCGGCGCGGACGCGGGCAGCTTCCGGATCACCGAGGTGCTGCGCACCGCCGCCACCGGCGGGCTCGACCACCCCACGCTGATCGCCCTGCTGCTGCTCGCCGGCGTGGCCGGCAAGAGCGCGCAGTTCCCGCTGCACACCTGGCTGCCCGACGCGATGGCCGGCCCGACGCCGGTCTCCGCGCTGATCCACGCCGCCACCATGGTCGCGGCCGGCATCTACCTGGTCGCCCGGCTGCTGCCGGTCTTCCTGCTCTCCTCCGCCGCGCTGCTGGTGCTGGCCGTGATGGCCGCCGTCACCATGGTCGGCTCCGCGCTGTGCGCGCTCGCCCAGGACGACCTCAAGCGCGTGCTCGCCTACTCGACGGTCGGCCAGCTCGGCTACATGGCCGGCGCGCTGGCCTCCGGCGACCGGCAGGCCGCCGTCTTCCACCTGGTCTCGCACGGCGCGTTCAAGGCGCTGCTGTTCCTCACCGCCGGCGTCGTCATCCACGCCGCGCACACCAACTCGATCAGCGCCATGTCCCGGATCGACGGCCTGCGCCGCCGCGTCCCCGACGCCTACTGGACGATGGGCATCGCGCTGGTCGCCCTGGTCGGCCTGCCGCCGTTCGCGGGCTTCTTCTCCAAGGAGTCCGTGCTCACCGCCGCCGAGCACGCCGCCCACGGCGAAGCCCTCACCGGCACCCTCGGCCCCGCCTCGGCCGTCCCCGCCGCCGCCGGCTGGACCGTGCTGGCGGCCGGACTGCTCACCGCGCTGCTCACCGCCGCGTACGCCACCCGGCTCTGGCTGGTCGCCTTCCACGCCAAGCCGGTGCCGCCGGTGGCCGCCCCCGCCGACGCCCCGTACTCCCCGGAGATCGACGAGGCCGACCCGGCGCACGCCGAACCCGCCGCGATGCGCTGGCCGCTGTGGGTGCTGGCCGTGCCCACCATGGGCTTCGGCCTGCTCGGGCTGCGCTCCGACTGGCTGCCCGCGCTGCTCGACGGCGAATCGCTGCGCCCCGGCTTCGAGACCGCGGTCCTGGGCACCGGCGCCGCGCTGATCGGCGTCCTGGTCGCGTACGCCGCCTGGCGGACCGTGAACGCCCGGGCCGTTGCCGCGGCCGCGCAGTCGGCCGGGGAGGCCGGGCTGGTCGCGGAGGCTGCCGAGGCCGCCGCCACCGACCCCGGCCGGCTGCTGCTCGGCCCGCTGTACGGGCCCGCCCAGCACGGCTTCGGCGTCGACCGGTTCTACGGCGCGCTGTTCGTCCGGCCCACCGCGGCCGCCGCCCGGCTGGTCCGGTTCCTGGACCGCGCCGTGGTGGAGACGTACGTCCGCGGCGCGGGCGCGGCGCCCGGCTGGCTCGGCCGGGCCGTCCGCTTCGCCCAGACCGGCAACGCCCAGGGCTACCTGAGCGCGCTGCTGGCCGGGGCCGTGCTGCTCGTCGTTCTGGTGGCGGTCGGCTCATGA
- a CDS encoding NADH-quinone oxidoreductase subunit B, translated as MDVTHSHGTPGDGPVPLGIPDPARPGAAVEQCRLGPLARLAPDPVKVVLNWGRRYSLWCFNFGLACCAIEFIAASMAKHDFIRMGVIPFAPGPRQADLMIVSGTVTDKMAPAVKRLYEQMPEPKYVISFGACANSGGPYWDSYSVTKGVDQIIPVDVYVPGCPPRPEALLQGILKLQEKIAAEDVPQRYTAPAAALGRPLRPAPGEGQQ; from the coding sequence ATGGACGTGACGCACTCCCACGGGACGCCGGGCGACGGCCCCGTCCCGCTCGGCATCCCCGACCCGGCCCGCCCCGGCGCCGCCGTCGAGCAGTGCCGCCTCGGCCCGCTGGCCCGGCTCGCCCCGGACCCGGTCAAGGTGGTGCTCAACTGGGGCCGCCGCTACAGCCTCTGGTGCTTCAACTTCGGACTGGCCTGCTGCGCGATCGAGTTCATCGCCGCGTCGATGGCCAAGCACGACTTCATCCGGATGGGTGTCATCCCGTTCGCGCCCGGCCCCCGGCAAGCCGACCTGATGATCGTCTCGGGCACCGTCACCGACAAGATGGCCCCCGCCGTCAAGCGCCTGTACGAGCAGATGCCCGAGCCGAAGTACGTCATCTCCTTCGGCGCCTGCGCCAACTCCGGCGGCCCGTACTGGGACTCGTACTCCGTCACCAAGGGCGTCGACCAGATCATCCCGGTCGACGTCTACGTGCCCGGCTGCCCGCCCCGGCCCGAGGCGCTGCTCCAGGGCATCCTCAAGCTGCAGGAGAAGATCGCCGCCGAGGACGTGCCGCAGCGCTACACCGCGCCCGCCGCCGCGCTCGGCCGCCCGCTGCGGCCCGCGCCCGGGGAGGGGCAGCAGTGA
- a CDS encoding NADH-quinone oxidoreductase subunit J family protein, which yields MSTLLAAAGSLEPAARSYLSPTGQEVVFLLVGVLVLGAAVVSVTTRQLVHAALWLVVALGGLAVEFLLLTAEFVAWVQVLVYLGSVIVLVLFGLMLTRAPIGRSPDADSGNRPAALAVGAASAATLVTLVVDAFRSSWIDLSGAAGTTRLTGEYLFSHWVLPFEALSVLLLAALVGAIVLSRTEGGRAKPRAGKLRAGQTSSGQARAGQASAGSPGAGSPAAGKPSAAAPTKPKER from the coding sequence TTGAGCACCCTGCTGGCCGCGGCGGGCTCGCTGGAGCCCGCCGCGCGCTCGTACCTCTCGCCGACCGGGCAGGAGGTCGTCTTCCTGCTGGTCGGTGTGCTCGTGCTCGGCGCGGCCGTCGTCTCGGTGACCACCCGCCAGCTGGTGCACGCCGCGCTGTGGCTGGTGGTCGCGCTCGGCGGGCTCGCGGTCGAGTTCCTGCTGCTGACCGCCGAGTTCGTGGCCTGGGTGCAGGTGCTGGTGTACCTGGGCTCGGTGATCGTGCTGGTGCTGTTCGGCCTGATGCTGACCCGCGCCCCGATCGGCCGCTCCCCGGACGCCGACTCCGGCAACCGCCCCGCCGCGCTCGCGGTCGGCGCCGCCTCCGCCGCGACCCTGGTCACCCTGGTCGTCGACGCGTTCCGCTCGTCCTGGATCGACCTGTCCGGCGCGGCCGGCACCACCCGGCTGACCGGCGAGTACCTGTTCTCGCACTGGGTGCTGCCGTTCGAGGCGCTGTCGGTGCTGCTGCTGGCCGCACTGGTCGGCGCGATCGTGCTCTCCCGCACCGAGGGCGGCCGGGCCAAGCCGCGGGCGGGCAAGCTGCGCGCCGGGCAGACGTCCTCCGGGCAGGCGCGGGCCGGGCAGGCGTCCGCCGGGAGCCCTGGTGCCGGGAGCCCGGCTGCCGGGAAGCCGTCCGCCGCCGCTCCGACGAAGCCGAAGGAGCGCTGA
- the nuoK gene encoding NADH-quinone oxidoreductase subunit NuoK, producing MHLAYPAVLAVLLFSVGVYGVLARRNVILVLMSVELMLNAVNLNLVAFDVWLRDTLHAGQALTLFTITIAAAEIGLGLAIVLLVYRTRRTAAVDEVTALGDRHEADEPSDGEKEQAAA from the coding sequence GTGCACCTCGCCTACCCCGCCGTCCTCGCCGTGCTGCTGTTCAGCGTCGGCGTGTACGGCGTGCTCGCCCGGCGCAACGTCATCCTGGTGCTGATGTCGGTCGAGCTGATGCTCAACGCCGTCAACCTCAACCTGGTCGCCTTCGACGTCTGGCTGCGCGACACCCTGCACGCCGGCCAGGCGCTCACCCTGTTCACCATCACCATCGCCGCCGCCGAGATCGGCCTCGGCCTGGCCATCGTGCTGCTGGTCTACCGCACCCGCCGCACCGCCGCCGTCGACGAGGTCACCGCGCTCGGCGACCGCCACGAGGCCGACGAGCCCTCCGACGGAGAGAAGGAGCAGGCCGCCGCATGA
- the nuoH gene encoding NADH-quinone oxidoreductase subunit NuoH translates to MNLLDTLLRCVGTLVAFLVLPLVVGQTEHKVMAHMQGRLGPMYAGGFHGWAQLVADGVKFVQKENVVPAGADRRIFQLAPAVALLPYLLVLLVIPVGPDGMVGQVVDAGIFFVLAVMGVGVLGSLMAGWASANKFSLLGALRTAAQLMSYELPMLLAAASVAMAAGSVSLPGIVDAFHWWWVPWQLIGAFVFFTAGLAELQRPPFDMPVADSEIIFGAYTEYTGLRFALFLLAEYAGIVVLCALTSVLFLGGWHGPFADQLGWLWTLAKTFALAFVVLWLRVTYPRLREDQLMRFAWTVLIPLALAQLVLTGIIKVAIS, encoded by the coding sequence GTGAACCTCCTCGACACGCTGCTGCGCTGCGTCGGCACGCTGGTGGCGTTCCTGGTGCTGCCGCTGGTGGTCGGCCAGACCGAGCACAAGGTGATGGCGCACATGCAGGGCCGGCTCGGCCCGATGTACGCGGGCGGGTTCCACGGCTGGGCGCAACTGGTCGCCGACGGCGTGAAGTTCGTCCAGAAGGAGAACGTCGTCCCGGCCGGCGCCGACCGGCGGATCTTCCAACTGGCCCCGGCCGTCGCGCTGCTGCCCTACCTGCTGGTGCTGCTGGTGATCCCGGTCGGGCCGGACGGGATGGTCGGCCAGGTGGTCGACGCGGGCATCTTCTTCGTGCTGGCCGTGATGGGCGTCGGCGTGCTCGGCTCGCTGATGGCGGGCTGGGCGTCGGCCAACAAGTTCTCGCTGCTGGGCGCGCTGCGCACGGCCGCGCAGCTGATGTCGTACGAGCTGCCGATGCTGCTGGCCGCCGCCTCGGTGGCGATGGCGGCGGGCAGCGTCTCGCTGCCCGGCATCGTGGACGCCTTCCACTGGTGGTGGGTGCCGTGGCAGCTGATCGGCGCGTTCGTGTTCTTCACGGCCGGCCTGGCCGAGCTGCAGCGCCCGCCGTTCGACATGCCGGTGGCCGACTCGGAGATCATCTTCGGCGCGTACACCGAGTACACCGGACTGCGCTTCGCGCTGTTCCTGCTCGCCGAGTACGCGGGCATCGTGGTGCTCTGCGCGCTGACCTCGGTGCTGTTCCTGGGCGGCTGGCACGGCCCGTTCGCCGACCAGCTCGGCTGGCTGTGGACGCTCGCCAAGACCTTCGCGCTGGCCTTCGTGGTGCTCTGGCTCCGGGTCACCTACCCGCGACTGCGCGAGGACCAGCTGATGCGCTTCGCGTGGACGGTGCTGATCCCGCTGGCGCTGGCCCAGCTCGTCCTGACCGGCATCATCAAGGTGGCGATCTCGTAA
- a CDS encoding NADH-quinone oxidoreductase subunit C, producing MTDTPEPPEASVVPEPVPVAEPTPAERAAAAVGPWASATEAYDLLTVDVPAEHWIEALTAARDALGLAFLDWLSAVDDLERGFAVCAHLAAVGGPGGVRRLLLRTRIPREKAALPTAVGVYAGAAWHERETLEMFGIEFPGHPHPVTLLLPDGFEGHPLRKDFVLAARVAKDWPGAKEPGEAADHGGPARRKMQPPGVPDPNEWGPLKGTLPPVAERPARGAARAGAARAGAAAGVDRPRRTRSVEGGSASQAAEAGPATGADTGADATPPVRADRPRRTRGVGDGSVSQAAGETPAERPEAPRRTARTQSSDAPWHAPVPARDETAAKPERPERPAAQPEQPEQPQQPEQPEQPEQTTEQQDGDGA from the coding sequence GTGACCGACACCCCCGAGCCGCCGGAGGCGTCCGTCGTGCCCGAGCCCGTGCCGGTCGCCGAGCCCACGCCCGCCGAGCGCGCCGCCGCGGCCGTCGGGCCCTGGGCGAGCGCCACCGAGGCGTACGACCTGCTGACCGTCGACGTGCCCGCCGAGCACTGGATCGAGGCGCTCACCGCCGCCCGCGACGCCCTCGGCCTGGCCTTCCTGGACTGGCTGAGCGCCGTCGACGACCTCGAACGCGGCTTCGCCGTCTGCGCGCACCTGGCCGCCGTCGGCGGGCCCGGCGGCGTGCGCCGGCTGCTGCTGCGCACCCGGATCCCGCGCGAGAAGGCCGCGCTGCCGACCGCCGTCGGGGTGTACGCCGGGGCCGCCTGGCACGAGCGGGAGACCCTGGAGATGTTCGGCATCGAGTTCCCGGGCCACCCGCACCCCGTCACCCTGCTGCTGCCGGACGGCTTCGAGGGCCACCCGCTGCGCAAGGACTTCGTGCTGGCCGCCCGGGTCGCCAAGGACTGGCCCGGCGCCAAGGAGCCCGGCGAGGCCGCCGACCACGGCGGCCCGGCCCGGCGCAAGATGCAGCCCCCCGGCGTCCCCGACCCGAACGAGTGGGGCCCGCTCAAGGGCACCCTGCCGCCGGTCGCCGAACGCCCCGCCCGCGGCGCCGCCCGCGCCGGGGCGGCCCGGGCCGGCGCCGCCGCCGGGGTCGACCGGCCGCGTCGCACCCGCAGCGTCGAGGGTGGCTCCGCCAGCCAGGCCGCCGAGGCCGGCCCCGCGACCGGGGCCGACACCGGGGCCGACGCCACGCCGCCGGTACGGGCCGACCGGCCGCGCCGCACCCGCGGCGTCGGCGACGGATCGGTCAGCCAGGCCGCCGGCGAGACCCCGGCCGAGCGGCCCGAGGCCCCGCGCCGCACCGCCCGCACCCAGTCGTCCGACGCCCCGTGGCACGCGCCGGTACCGGCGCGCGACGAGACGGCGGCGAAACCCGAGCGGCCCGAACGGCCCGCCGCCCAGCCCGAACAGCCCGAACAGCCCCAACAGCCCGAACAGCCCGAACAGCCCGAGCAGACCACCGAGCAGCAGGACGGAGACGGCGCGTGA
- a CDS encoding NADH-quinone oxidoreductase subunit A, protein MEWQPLAADPAAGSGYFDAYAAIGLLAVIGVLFVVVSFTANRLLRPVVDTPEKLLAYECGVDPVGEGWAHTQIRYYVYAFLYVIFAVDAIYLFPWATVFSAAGFGATTLVEMFVFVGFLAVGLLYAWKKGVLEWT, encoded by the coding sequence ATGGAGTGGCAGCCGCTCGCTGCCGACCCCGCCGCCGGCAGCGGTTACTTCGACGCCTACGCGGCGATCGGCCTGCTGGCGGTCATCGGCGTCCTCTTCGTGGTGGTGTCCTTCACCGCGAACCGCCTGCTGCGACCGGTGGTCGACACCCCCGAGAAACTCCTCGCCTACGAGTGCGGGGTCGACCCGGTCGGCGAGGGCTGGGCGCACACCCAGATCCGGTACTACGTCTACGCCTTCCTGTACGTGATCTTCGCGGTCGACGCGATCTACCTGTTCCCGTGGGCCACGGTGTTCTCCGCCGCCGGCTTCGGGGCGACCACGCTGGTGGAGATGTTCGTCTTCGTCGGCTTCCTCGCGGTCGGACTGCTCTACGCCTGGAAGAAGGGCGTTCTGGAATGGACGTGA